A stretch of Gymnodinialimonas phycosphaerae DNA encodes these proteins:
- a CDS encoding vWA domain-containing protein yields the protein MFLPFFQTLRAARIPVSLREYLAFLEGVSKGLVTYDIDGFYYLARAAMVKDERHLDRFDQAFAHAFGGLEAISAEDVLEATEIPREWLEKLVEKHLSAEERAEIEALGGFDKLMETLRERLKEQEGRHQGGSKWIGTAGTSPFGAYGYNPEGVRIGQDTSRHRRAVKVWDKRDFRNLDGDVELGTRNIKVALKRLRQWARHGAAEELDLDGTIRATAEQGWLDVKTRPERRNAVKVILFLDVGGSMDDHVKVVEELFSAAKAEFKHLEYYYFHNCLYEAVWRDNRRRWTETIPTFEVMNTYGSDYKCIFVGDAAMSPYEIAFAGGANEHWNEEPGSTWLQRARTQWPDHMWINPTPEKHWRYTQSTQMIDEIFEGRMVPMTLEGIDRGMRELGR from the coding sequence ATGTTCCTGCCCTTCTTCCAAACCCTGCGCGCTGCCCGCATCCCGGTATCCCTAAGGGAATACCTGGCCTTTCTGGAGGGTGTCTCGAAGGGTCTTGTGACCTATGACATCGACGGCTTCTACTACCTAGCGCGCGCCGCGATGGTGAAGGACGAACGCCACCTGGACCGTTTCGACCAGGCCTTCGCCCATGCCTTCGGCGGCCTGGAGGCGATTTCAGCCGAGGACGTGCTGGAAGCCACCGAGATCCCCCGCGAATGGCTGGAAAAGCTCGTTGAAAAGCATCTGAGCGCGGAGGAACGCGCCGAGATCGAGGCGCTCGGCGGCTTCGACAAGCTGATGGAGACCCTGCGCGAACGGCTCAAGGAACAGGAGGGGCGGCATCAGGGCGGCTCCAAATGGATCGGGACGGCGGGGACATCTCCGTTCGGGGCCTATGGCTACAATCCTGAAGGCGTGCGCATCGGCCAGGACACCTCGCGCCACCGCCGCGCGGTGAAGGTCTGGGACAAGCGTGATTTCCGCAACCTCGACGGCGATGTCGAACTGGGCACGCGCAACATCAAGGTGGCCCTCAAGCGCCTGCGCCAATGGGCGCGGCACGGCGCAGCGGAAGAGCTGGACCTTGACGGCACCATCCGCGCCACCGCGGAACAGGGCTGGCTGGATGTGAAAACGCGGCCCGAGCGGCGCAACGCGGTCAAGGTGATCCTGTTTCTGGATGTGGGCGGGTCGATGGACGACCACGTGAAAGTGGTGGAAGAGCTGTTCAGCGCCGCCAAGGCCGAGTTCAAGCACCTCGAATATTACTATTTCCACAACTGCCTTTACGAGGCCGTCTGGCGCGACAACCGCCGTCGGTGGACGGAAACCATCCCCACCTTCGAGGTCATGAATACCTACGGGTCGGACTACAAATGCATCTTCGTTGGCGACGCGGCCATGTCCCCCTACGAGATCGCCTTTGCCGGTGGTGCGAACGAGCATTGGAATGAAGAGCCGGGCAGCACCTGGTTGCAACGCGCCCGCACCCAATGGCCCGATCACATGTGGATCAACCCGACGCCCGAGAAACACTGGCGCTACACCCAGTCCACCCAGATGATCGACGAGATCTTCGAGGGCCGCATGGTGCCGATGACGCTGGAAGGCATCGATCGCGGGATGCGCGAGTTGGGGCGGTGA
- a CDS encoding DedA family protein has product MTETVLSLVSAYGALIVAICAFLSCLLVPIPTSLVMLSAGAFVAAGDLTFAAIWMAAWGAAVLGDNTGFLIGRTGGARVIARLARAPSRAKVIARAEASLAGYDGLGVFFSTWLFAPLGPYVNFVAGSIRMPWARYAVFDMAGEAIWVSFYLGLGYAFGDHIDDLSMLLGNASGFLVAGLITVALGFALIGRIKPAK; this is encoded by the coding sequence ATGACCGAAACGGTTCTGTCGCTGGTATCGGCCTATGGAGCGTTGATCGTCGCGATCTGCGCTTTTCTGTCATGCCTGCTGGTACCCATCCCCACCTCCCTCGTGATGCTGTCGGCGGGGGCCTTTGTTGCGGCGGGCGACCTGACGTTTGCGGCAATCTGGATGGCGGCCTGGGGGGCCGCGGTTCTGGGCGACAACACCGGCTTTCTGATCGGCCGCACCGGCGGCGCCCGGGTGATCGCGCGGCTGGCCCGCGCGCCGTCCCGCGCCAAGGTGATCGCTCGTGCCGAGGCCTCGCTGGCGGGCTACGATGGCCTTGGCGTGTTTTTCTCTACCTGGCTTTTCGCGCCATTGGGGCCTTACGTGAATTTCGTCGCCGGCAGTATCCGCATGCCATGGGCGCGTTATGCGGTCTTCGACATGGCCGGAGAGGCGATCTGGGTCAGCTTCTACCTGGGCCTCGGCTATGCGTTCGGCGACCACATCGACGATCTGTCCATGCTGTTGGGCAATGCCTCGGGGTTCCTTGTGGCGGGGCTGATCACGGTTGCACTCGGGTTTGCGCTGATCGGTCGGATCAAACCTGCGAAATAG
- a CDS encoding VPLPA-CTERM sorting domain-containing protein, which produces MRNVKLFAAAAVAAATIGTAASATSVTLEYGTPLFAATPAEVVTITAPSAATGSYYAGGFNLSADGGTTTFVSWCIDIFDNLTNGDSYSVEATAPQVSSTEQNWLSELFDDVANPVANAIQSAAFQLAIWEIVFEGATAEGDLDVTNGAFAATANASVLTTANAFLADLSGKGGLTNFTFLLSENGGQDQLTTRGNPSLPPVPLPAGGLLLLGGLGALAIARRKRKSA; this is translated from the coding sequence ATGCGTAATGTAAAATTATTTGCCGCGGCTGCTGTCGCTGCGGCGACTATCGGCACAGCTGCCAGTGCCACGTCTGTCACGCTGGAATATGGAACGCCTCTTTTCGCGGCGACACCGGCAGAAGTGGTCACGATCACCGCGCCCTCCGCTGCCACGGGTAGCTATTATGCCGGTGGTTTCAATCTGTCCGCTGACGGTGGGACGACAACCTTCGTGTCCTGGTGCATCGATATTTTCGACAACCTGACAAATGGCGATTCCTATTCGGTAGAAGCCACCGCGCCGCAGGTTTCCAGCACGGAACAGAACTGGCTGTCGGAGCTGTTCGACGACGTTGCCAATCCCGTTGCAAACGCGATCCAATCCGCCGCTTTCCAGCTCGCGATCTGGGAAATCGTCTTTGAGGGCGCAACTGCGGAAGGGGATCTGGACGTCACGAACGGCGCATTCGCGGCGACGGCCAACGCTTCGGTGCTGACCACGGCGAATGCATTCCTTGCCGACCTTAGCGGCAAGGGTGGTCTGACGAACTTCACCTTCTTGCTGAGCGAAAACGGCGGTCAGGATCAGCTGACGACACGCGGCAATCCAAGCTTGCCGCCAGTGCCGCTGCCGGCCGGTGGTTTGCTTCTGCTCGGGGGGCTCGGTGCTCTGGCCATCGCGCGTCGCAAGCGCAAGTCCGCGTAA
- a CDS encoding M24 family metallopeptidase, producing MFAASPPMFDLAEYTARTQRATNAMAAADLDAIVLFAPESHYWLTGYDTFGFAMFQAMVLDADGRVDLLTRLPDLRQAQNTSVIPHDCIHVWPEYAGADPAADLARLIEEMGLAGKRIGVETRTAGLSHWNGQRVDRALPGLIEASDLIAGLRWLKSPAEVVQIRRAAQMTDAALDAALATAGPGVFEGDIHAAMQSAILSMGGEPAGNETVIGSGSNALLCRSFAGRRHLETTDQLTLEWSGSAARYHAAAMRTIVVGAVSDQQRAMHAACQEALEACEAAIRPGRPMAEVYDAHAAVFDARGLSHARLQACGYGMGIAYNPIWVEFPMFYAGNPTLMHEGQAFFLHMIVMDSDAGLAMTLGHTVLVGADGVERLSCHDTGLLQV from the coding sequence ATGTTCGCCGCCTCCCCCCCGATGTTTGACCTCGCGGAGTATACCGCCCGCACCCAGCGGGCCACCAACGCCATGGCCGCCGCGGACCTTGACGCGATCGTGCTGTTCGCGCCTGAAAGCCACTATTGGCTGACCGGATACGACACTTTCGGTTTCGCGATGTTCCAGGCGATGGTGCTGGACGCCGATGGCCGGGTGGACTTGCTGACCCGCCTGCCGGACCTGCGTCAGGCCCAGAACACGTCGGTCATTCCCCATGATTGCATCCACGTCTGGCCCGAGTATGCGGGTGCGGATCCGGCGGCGGATTTGGCTAGGCTGATCGAGGAAATGGGTCTTGCGGGCAAACGCATCGGGGTCGAGACGCGTACGGCGGGGCTTAGCCATTGGAACGGGCAACGGGTGGACCGTGCCCTGCCCGGTCTGATCGAGGCCTCGGACCTGATTGCAGGCCTGCGCTGGCTGAAATCTCCCGCAGAAGTCGTGCAGATCCGCCGCGCGGCACAGATGACCGATGCGGCCCTTGATGCCGCGCTCGCCACCGCAGGCCCCGGCGTCTTCGAGGGCGATATCCACGCCGCCATGCAATCGGCGATCCTGTCGATGGGCGGAGAGCCTGCGGGCAACGAGACGGTCATCGGATCCGGGTCCAACGCGCTGCTGTGTCGATCCTTCGCCGGGCGCAGGCATCTGGAGACGACCGATCAGTTGACATTGGAATGGTCCGGCAGCGCCGCGCGCTACCACGCGGCGGCCATGCGCACGATCGTCGTGGGCGCGGTGTCCGACCAACAGCGCGCCATGCACGCCGCCTGCCAAGAAGCGCTGGAGGCTTGCGAAGCCGCGATCCGCCCGGGCCGCCCGATGGCGGAAGTCTACGACGCCCATGCCGCCGTCTTCGACGCGCGCGGGCTGTCCCATGCGCGCCTGCAAGCCTGCGGCTATGGCATGGGGATCGCCTACAATCCGATCTGGGTGGAATTCCCGATGTTCTATGCCGGCAACCCGACGCTCATGCACGAGGGGCAGGCGTTTTTCCTGCATATGATCGTGATGGACAGCGACGCGGGCCTTGCGATGACGCTGGGGCATACGGTGCTGGTGGGCGCGGACGGGGTCGAGCGGCTGTCGTGCCACGACACCGGGCTGTTGCAGGTTTAA
- a CDS encoding M48 family metallopeptidase produces the protein MLKLTPILLAIGYGLVTYLFSAWRTNRDLDARSTELADARLREITEKFAKILDVEKIRVNVYEIDAVNGLASPDGRIFLTRGFYNRYLAGEVTAEELASVIAHELGHVALGHTRRRMVDFSGQNAVRAVLAGVLGRFIPGIGPMIGNAVASLLAARLSRQDEYEADAYATSLMVSAGLGAGPQKSMFTKLEHLAGLKGGGAPAWLMSHPKTADRIAAIEAMEARWRAELPSE, from the coding sequence ATGTTGAAGCTTACCCCCATCCTGTTGGCCATTGGCTACGGCCTTGTGACCTACCTGTTTTCAGCGTGGCGCACGAACCGCGATCTTGATGCGCGCTCCACCGAGTTGGCGGATGCGCGGCTGCGTGAGATTACCGAGAAATTCGCCAAGATCCTTGATGTCGAGAAGATCCGCGTGAATGTCTACGAAATCGACGCGGTGAACGGCCTCGCCTCGCCGGACGGACGGATTTTCCTGACGCGGGGGTTCTACAACCGCTACCTTGCGGGCGAAGTGACGGCCGAAGAGCTGGCCAGCGTGATTGCCCATGAATTGGGCCATGTGGCGCTGGGGCACACGCGTCGGCGGATGGTGGATTTCTCGGGCCAGAACGCCGTGCGCGCGGTTCTGGCGGGCGTCTTGGGCCGCTTCATTCCCGGCATCGGTCCAATGATTGGCAACGCGGTCGCCTCGCTTCTGGCAGCGCGGCTCAGCCGTCAGGATGAATATGAGGCCGATGCCTATGCGACCTCTCTCATGGTGTCGGCCGGTCTTGGGGCGGGGCCACAGAAGTCGATGTTCACCAAGTTGGAGCATCTGGCGGGCCTCAAGGGCGGCGGCGCGCCCGCGTGGTTGATGAGCCACCCGAAGACCGCCGACCGGATCGCCGCGATCGAGGCGATGGAAGCGCGGTGGCGCGCCGAACTGCCGTCGGAGTAG
- a CDS encoding RSP_2648 family PIN domain-containing protein, translated as MIAVLDACVLYPTVLRQILLGCAERGLFTPVWSERLLEEWTRAAARNGGVQDQQIARAEVVFATLRFPDALVPPGNEAPLWLPDPADVHVLATAIESGAGTIITQNLKDFPARELSGHGVKAIAPDPLLMDLWLQAPDPVTQAVTNTHAEAERLSGQTLPLRALLKRARLPRLGKALSA; from the coding sequence ATGATTGCAGTTCTGGACGCCTGCGTCCTCTACCCCACGGTGCTGCGCCAGATTCTGTTGGGCTGTGCCGAGCGGGGTCTGTTCACCCCCGTTTGGTCCGAGCGGCTGCTGGAGGAATGGACCCGCGCCGCCGCGCGCAACGGGGGCGTGCAAGATCAACAGATCGCGCGGGCAGAAGTGGTCTTTGCAACGCTCCGCTTTCCGGACGCGCTGGTGCCGCCGGGCAATGAGGCGCCCCTGTGGCTGCCAGATCCCGCCGATGTCCACGTGCTGGCCACCGCCATCGAAAGCGGCGCGGGCACGATCATCACCCAAAACCTAAAGGATTTCCCAGCGCGTGAGCTGTCTGGTCATGGCGTCAAGGCCATCGCGCCCGATCCACTTCTGATGGACCTTTGGCTGCAAGCGCCCGATCCCGTGACGCAGGCCGTCACCAATACCCATGCCGAGGCCGAGCGTCTATCGGGTCAAACCCTCCCCCTGCGCGCCCTTCTCAAGCGCGCCCGCCTGCCGCGACTGGGAAAAGCCCTCTCCGCCTGA
- a CDS encoding RSP_2647 family RNA methyltransferase, with protein sequence MTAPSFPVLRLKPKADARRIRHGHPWAWSDDLVLDRRSKAVTAGALALLEDAERQPIGIGIATVNARIGLRVLDRAPDAVIDRDWLRAKISAAHALRAALYDKPFYRLIHAEGDGLPGLIVDRFGDTLVMQPNAIWLEERLDDLSALLLEITGATTLIKNGTSRARALEELPEEMLTLAGTAPDGPLEVPMTGAIYMADVLGGQKTGLFYDQRPNHALIASLSGGARVLDVFTHVGGFALAALAAGATSALAVDASEPALALAGQGAQAMGCADRFTTRQGDAFAVMEALAAEGATFDVVIADPPAFAPSKQALDKGLRAYERVARLAASLVAEGGTLMLCSCSHAADLTKFRASCLRGIGRAGREPRLIYTGFAGPDHPVHPSLSDTGYLKALAFRL encoded by the coding sequence ATGACAGCGCCCTCTTTTCCCGTTCTCCGCCTGAAACCCAAGGCCGACGCCCGCCGCATCCGCCATGGCCACCCCTGGGCATGGTCCGATGACCTGGTCCTCGACCGCCGCTCGAAAGCCGTGACTGCCGGGGCTTTGGCCCTGCTGGAGGATGCCGAGCGGCAGCCCATCGGCATCGGCATCGCCACCGTCAACGCCCGCATCGGCCTGCGGGTACTGGACCGCGCGCCCGACGCAGTCATCGACAGGGATTGGCTGCGCGCCAAGATCTCGGCGGCTCACGCCCTGCGTGCAGCCCTTTACGACAAGCCCTTCTATCGCCTGATCCATGCGGAAGGTGACGGACTGCCGGGCCTGATCGTGGACCGCTTCGGTGACACGCTGGTGATGCAACCCAACGCGATCTGGTTGGAAGAGCGGCTGGACGACCTGTCCGCGCTACTGCTGGAGATCACCGGCGCCACGACCCTGATCAAGAACGGCACTTCGCGCGCCCGTGCGTTGGAGGAACTGCCCGAGGAGATGCTGACCCTTGCGGGTACAGCGCCCGACGGCCCGCTCGAAGTGCCGATGACCGGCGCGATTTACATGGCGGATGTCCTGGGCGGCCAGAAAACCGGCCTCTTCTACGACCAACGGCCCAATCACGCGCTGATCGCAAGCCTTTCTGGCGGGGCACGGGTGTTGGATGTCTTTACCCACGTGGGCGGCTTTGCGCTGGCGGCGCTGGCGGCGGGTGCGACAAGCGCACTGGCCGTCGATGCCTCGGAACCCGCGCTGGCGCTGGCGGGGCAGGGCGCACAGGCCATGGGCTGCGCGGACCGCTTCACGACGCGTCAGGGCGATGCCTTCGCGGTGATGGAGGCGCTGGCCGCCGAGGGCGCGACCTTCGACGTCGTGATCGCCGATCCCCCGGCCTTCGCACCGTCCAAACAGGCCCTCGACAAGGGCCTTCGCGCCTATGAGCGGGTGGCGCGGCTGGCCGCGTCGCTGGTGGCCGAGGGCGGCACGCTGATGCTGTGCTCGTGCTCTCACGCCGCCGATCTGACGAAGTTCCGCGCGTCCTGCCTGCGCGGCATCGGGCGCGCAGGGCGCGAACCGCGGCTGATCTACACCGGGTTTGCGGGCCCCGATCACCCGGTCCATCCCAGCCTCAGCGATACGGGCTATCTCAAGGCCCTCGCGTTCCGGCTATGA
- a CDS encoding DUF6778 family protein, with amino-acid sequence MMTSRFIPALILGAALAVSGCVGTTDVSRDIGADVLPVAAPTEFLDWDVVGVEVDVPRTLTSSEANTIKPRADIVWREDPLGDRHAQVDELMTAALAPAFEAVNGTIPVMIYIEVTRFHAQTQRVRYSNIPSEQEIEFNLTATHAETGELLSGPTHVDLTFMALGGDDAIAADSAGITQRARITERLVRWVNQEFVGPAADTLLVASN; translated from the coding sequence ATGATGACGTCCCGTTTCATCCCCGCCCTTATCCTTGGCGCCGCCCTTGCGGTGTCGGGCTGCGTCGGCACGACGGACGTGTCGCGCGACATCGGTGCAGATGTCCTTCCCGTCGCCGCCCCCACCGAATTCCTCGACTGGGATGTTGTGGGCGTCGAAGTCGACGTGCCGCGCACGCTGACCTCGTCGGAAGCCAACACCATCAAGCCGCGCGCAGACATCGTCTGGCGCGAAGATCCCTTGGGCGACCGCCACGCGCAAGTCGACGAACTGATGACCGCCGCCCTGGCGCCCGCGTTCGAGGCCGTCAACGGCACGATCCCCGTGATGATCTACATCGAGGTCACGCGCTTCCACGCCCAGACCCAGCGCGTGCGCTACTCCAACATCCCCAGTGAGCAGGAGATCGAGTTCAATCTGACCGCAACCCATGCCGAGACGGGCGAACTGTTGTCCGGCCCCACCCACGTGGACCTGACGTTCATGGCCCTGGGCGGCGATGACGCCATCGCGGCCGATTCCGCCGGCATTACCCAACGGGCGCGCATCACCGAACGCCTCGTGCGCTGGGTCAATCAGGAATTCGTCGGCCCCGCCGCGGATACCTTGCTGGTCGCCTCGAACTGA
- a CDS encoding HpcH/HpaI aldolase family protein, with product MSIANFRTTVATNRPLAGTFMKTPSVDILEVLILSGLDFVCIDCEHAPFDRQTLNACLALARAADFPVLIRVPSGTPENIGAALDLGAVGIVVPHVTDAETAAKVAKAARYGHGGRGYAGSTRWARYATRTMPDLLAQSRDETIVIAQIEDPEAVEAAEVIAATPGIDALFLGPADLTVAYGQTDQDCPEMHVAMARVGEAAASHGKAYMTFVANADRAKVLRKYGFGAVFIASEHAWILAGARAQIAGIREID from the coding sequence ATGTCCATCGCCAATTTCCGCACCACCGTCGCCACGAACCGTCCCCTTGCGGGCACGTTCATGAAAACCCCCTCAGTCGATATTCTTGAGGTTCTGATCCTCTCGGGCCTCGATTTCGTCTGTATCGATTGCGAACATGCCCCCTTCGATCGTCAGACCCTGAACGCCTGCCTCGCGCTTGCCCGCGCGGCGGATTTCCCGGTGCTGATCCGCGTGCCCTCGGGCACGCCTGAAAACATCGGCGCAGCGCTTGATCTTGGGGCCGTTGGCATCGTCGTGCCCCATGTGACGGACGCCGAGACCGCCGCCAAGGTGGCCAAGGCGGCGCGCTACGGCCACGGCGGGCGCGGCTACGCGGGCTCGACCCGTTGGGCACGCTATGCCACCCGCACCATGCCCGACCTCCTGGCCCAAAGCCGCGACGAGACCATCGTCATCGCCCAGATCGAGGACCCCGAAGCGGTGGAGGCCGCCGAGGTCATCGCCGCGACCCCCGGCATCGACGCTCTGTTTCTGGGCCCCGCCGACCTGACAGTCGCCTATGGACAGACCGACCAGGATTGCCCCGAAATGCACGTCGCCATGGCCCGCGTGGGAGAGGCTGCGGCCAGCCATGGCAAGGCCTACATGACCTTCGTGGCCAATGCCGACCGGGCGAAAGTCCTGCGTAAATATGGGTTCGGGGCTGTTTTCATCGCCTCCGAACACGCCTGGATCCTTGCCGGCGCGCGGGCCCAGATCGCAGGCATCCGCGAGATCGACTGA
- a CDS encoding flagellar motor switch protein FliM, with the protein MSDPDTRPVLARIVAAHLGVGTDGAKLEPGLQTGFTRAIRRAAMPFATLSPQVAEVTVMGEARLKDALDALPEHGLTAAMEDEDGRRGLIALDHPLVDALIEVQATGHVEDSDQPPRKVTRIDEALCRDFIDLILGSFAQETADLEGRDWPDRMRYGSNIADRVQLNLLMPDRGYRLLRTSVTLGGRKTGAVVLLLPCDPALGRRWALAAPRAEAPVDWSAQMLSALGAAPMTLDAVLMRVTLPLGEVEALGEGDMLPFDHSDLSTVTLEDETAHVFARGALGQLSGKRAVRLGGDEAAPVAVPDAASAPTATAMTPVSQLAPMEMGGQGIAAPPPIVPGPNVPGLDMAGPDMAGLGGLPPGPAMGGNAPAPMDGFDPNAPMGGFDPNAAMGDAAPAAAKGDFDPNAAIG; encoded by the coding sequence ATGTCTGACCCCGACACGCGTCCTGTTCTTGCCCGCATTGTTGCGGCCCATCTTGGTGTCGGCACCGATGGGGCGAAGCTTGAGCCGGGCTTACAGACCGGGTTCACCCGCGCGATCCGGCGCGCGGCGATGCCGTTCGCGACCTTGTCGCCGCAAGTGGCCGAGGTCACCGTCATGGGCGAGGCGCGCCTGAAAGACGCGCTGGACGCACTGCCCGAGCATGGGTTGACCGCCGCGATGGAGGATGAGGATGGGCGGCGCGGGTTGATCGCCCTCGACCACCCGCTTGTCGACGCCCTGATCGAGGTGCAGGCCACGGGCCACGTTGAAGACAGCGACCAGCCACCGCGAAAAGTCACCCGCATCGATGAAGCCCTTTGCCGGGATTTCATCGATCTGATTCTGGGGTCCTTCGCGCAGGAAACCGCGGACCTGGAGGGGCGTGATTGGCCGGACCGGATGCGCTACGGCAGCAATATCGCCGATCGCGTGCAGCTGAACCTTCTGATGCCGGACCGGGGCTACCGTTTGCTGCGGACGTCCGTGACCTTGGGCGGGCGCAAGACCGGTGCGGTTGTCCTGCTGCTGCCTTGCGATCCCGCGTTGGGCCGCCGCTGGGCCCTTGCGGCCCCGCGCGCCGAAGCGCCGGTGGATTGGAGTGCGCAAATGCTTTCGGCGCTGGGGGCTGCGCCAATGACGCTCGACGCGGTTCTGATGCGCGTAACGCTGCCGTTGGGCGAGGTGGAGGCTTTGGGCGAGGGGGATATGTTGCCCTTCGATCACAGCGATCTTAGCACGGTCACGCTAGAGGATGAAACGGCCCACGTCTTCGCGCGGGGCGCGTTGGGGCAACTGTCGGGCAAAAGGGCGGTGCGTCTTGGTGGGGACGAGGCGGCCCCGGTTGCGGTCCCGGATGCGGCGTCGGCCCCGACGGCAACTGCGATGACCCCGGTGTCGCAATTGGCCCCGATGGAGATGGGCGGGCAAGGGATCGCCGCGCCGCCCCCCATTGTGCCGGGCCCCAATGTACCGGGCCTTGATATGGCTGGCCCTGATATGGCTGGTTTAGGCGGACTGCCCCCAGGGCCCGCCATGGGCGGCAATGCACCTGCCCCGATGGACGGGTTCGATCCCAACGCGCCCATGGGCGGCTTCGACCCGAATGCAGCGATGGGGGACGCGGCCCCCGCAGCCGCCAAGGGGGATTTTGATCCCAACGCCGCCATCGGCTGA